A section of the Cinclus cinclus chromosome 27, bCinCin1.1, whole genome shotgun sequence genome encodes:
- the FOXP4 gene encoding forkhead box protein P4 isoform X3: MMVESASETIRSTPSAQNGVSSLSNQPDGGGGSGGGPGGGRDGAAGAEANGEMSPVELLHFQQQQALQVARQFLLQQATGLSSPSSNEGKQPAVQVPVSVAMMSPQMITPQQMQQILSPPQLQALLQQQQAIMLQQLQEYYKKQQEQLHLQLLTQQQAGKQQPKEPLGNKQLAFQQQLLQMQQLQQQHLLNLQRQGLVSLPPGQGTVPLQTLPQAVCPSDLQQLWKEVTAAQPVEDSIKQEGLDLTTNTSNSTSFSAAKVSPPISHHPLPNGQSTMHTPRRDSSSHEETPGSHPLYGHGECKWPGCETLCEDLGQFVKHLNTEHALDDRSTAQCRVQMQVVQQLEIQLAKESERLQAMMAHLHMRPSEPKPFSQPLNLVSSATLSKSTSDTFPDGLPHPPTSATAPITPLRQGPSVISSSTLHNVGPIRRRNSEKFCTPISSELAQNHEFYKNADVRPPFTYASLIRQAILETPDRQLTLNEIYNWFTRMFAYFRRNTATWKNAVRHNLSLHKCFVRVENVKGAVWTVDEHEYQKRRPPKMTGSPTLVKNMISGLGYGALNASYQAALAESSFPLLNSPTMINTSSASAMLHVGHDDVSSTVEQVNSNGSNSPRLSPQQYSHPVHVKEEPAEAEDDSRPVSLMATTNQNVTIPDDRDLEEELPVEDLS; the protein is encoded by the exons ATGATGGTTGAATCTGCCTCAGAGACGATCCGCTCCACGCCCTCGGCTCAGAACGGGGTGAGCAGCCTCAGCAATCAGCCCGATGGTGGCGGTGGCAGCGGTGGTGGCCCCGGGGGTGGCCGTGATGGCGCTGCCGGAGCCGAGGCCAACGGAGAGATGAGCCCCGTGGAGCTCCTgcacttccagcagcagcag gctctgcaggtggctcggcagttcctgctgcagcaggccACGGGGCTCAGCTCCCCCAGCAGCAACGAGGGCAAGCAGCCAGCGGTGCAG GTCCCCGTGTCCGTGGCCATGATGTCCCCACAGATGATCACGCCGCAGCAGATGCAGCAGATCCTGTCCCCGCCCCAGCTCCAggccctcctgcagcagcagcaggcgaTAATGCTGCAACAG CTGCAGGAATACTacaagaagcagcaggagcagcttcaCCTGCAGCTGTTGACCCAGCAGCAAGCCGGAAAGCAGCAACCCAAAGAG CCGTTGGGGAACAAGCAGCTggccttccagcagcagctcctgcagatgcagcagctccagcagcagcacctgttAAACCTGCAGCGCCAGGGCCTGGTGAGCCTCCCACCAGGGCAGGGCACGGTGCCCCTGCAGACCCTGCCCCAAG CTGTTTGTCCCTCAgacctccagcagctctggaaggaGGTCACGGCCGCCCAGCCCGTCGAGGACAGCATTAAGCAGGAAGGTCTTGACCTCACCACCAACACCTCCAACTCTACCTCGTTTTCGGCCGCCAAGGTCTCGCCTCCCATTTCCCATCACCCTCTGCCCAATGGACAGAGCACCATGCACACGCCCAGAAGGGACAG CTCTTCCCATGAAGAGACCCCCGGCTCCCACCCGCTCTATGGCCACGGAGAGTGCAAGTGGCCTGGCTGCGAAACCCTCTGTGAGGACTTGGGGCAGTTTGTCAA ACACCTCAACACAGAACATGCACTTGATGACCGAAGCACGGCCCAGTGTCGAGTCCAGATGCAAGTGGTACAGCAGCTGGAGATACAG CTGGCCAAGGAGAGCGAGCGTCTCCAAGCAATGATGGCCCATCTTCACATGAGACCTTCAGAGCCAAAGCCTTTCAGCCAGCCT CTGAACCTGGTCTCCAGTGCCACCCTCTCCAAGAGCACTTCCGACACGTTTCCTGACGGTTTACCTCATCCCCCCACCTCGGCCACGGCGCCCATCACCCCCCTGCGGCAGGGCCCCTCCGTCATCAGCTCTTCCACTTTACACAACGTGGGGCCCATCCGCAGGAGGAACTCGGAGAAGTTCTGCACCCCAATCTCTTCAG AGCTTGCACAGAATCACGAGTTTTACAAAAACGCCGACGTCCGGCCGCCCTTCACGTACGCCTCGCTCATCCGGCAG GCCATCCTGGAGACCCCCGACAGGCAGCTAACGTTGAATGAAATCTATAACTGGTTCACGCGGATGTTCGCCTACTTCCGGAGGAACACGGCCACCTGGAAg AACGCCGTCCGCCACAACCTGAGCCTGCACAAGTGCTTTGTGCGCGTGGAGAACGTCAAGGGCGCCGTGTGGACCGTGGACGAGCACGAGTACCAAAAGCGAAGGCCACCAAAGATGACAGG gaGTCCCACCTTAGTCAAAAATATGATTTCAGGACTCGGTTACGGAGCACTTAATGCAAGTTACCAG GCTGCGCTGGCAGAGAGCAGCTTCCCCCTGCTCAACAGCCCCACCATGATCAACACCAGCTCGGCCAGTGCCATGCTGCACGTGGGCCACGACGATGTCAGCAGCACCGTGGAGCAGGTCAACAGCAATGGCAGCAACAGCCCCcgcctgtccccacagcagtACAG CCACCCCGTGCACGTGAAGGAGGAGCCAGCCGAGGCGGAGGACGACAGCAGGCCCGTGTCACTGATGGCCACCACCAACCAGAATGTGACGATCCCCGACGACAGGGACCTGGAGGAGGAGCTGCCGGTGGAAGACTTGTCCTAA
- the FOXP4 gene encoding forkhead box protein P4 isoform X5 — protein sequence MMVESASETIRSTPSAQNGVSSLSNQPDGGGGSGGGPGGGRDGAAGAEANGEMSPVELLHFQQQQALQVARQFLLQQATGLSSPSSNEGKQPAVQVPVSVAMMSPQMITPQQMQQILSPPQLQALLQQQQAIMLQQLQEYYKKQQEQLHLQLLTQQQAGKQQPKEPLGNKQLAFQQQLLQMQQLQQQHLLNLQRQGLVSLPPGQGTVPLQTLPQAVCPSDLQQLWKEVTAAQPVEDSIKQEGLDLTTNTSNSTSFSAAKVSPPISHHPLPNGQSTMHTPRRDSSSHEETPGSHPLYGHGECKWPGCETLCEDLGQFVKHLNTEHALDDRSTAQCRVQMQVVQQLEIQLAKESERLQAMMAHLHMRPSEPKPFSQPVSSTSDTFPDGLPHPPTSATAPITPLRQGPSVISSSTLHNVGPIRRRNSEKFCTPISSELAQNHEFYKNADVRPPFTYASLIRQAILETPDRQLTLNEIYNWFTRMFAYFRRNTATWKNAVRHNLSLHKCFVRVENVKGAVWTVDEHEYQKRRPPKMTGSPTLVKNMISGLGYGALNASYQAALAESSFPLLNSPTMINTSSASAMLHVGHDDVSSTVEQVNSNGSNSPRLSPQQYSHPVHVKEEPAEAEDDSRPVSLMATTNQNVTIPDDRDLEEELPVEDLS from the exons ATGATGGTTGAATCTGCCTCAGAGACGATCCGCTCCACGCCCTCGGCTCAGAACGGGGTGAGCAGCCTCAGCAATCAGCCCGATGGTGGCGGTGGCAGCGGTGGTGGCCCCGGGGGTGGCCGTGATGGCGCTGCCGGAGCCGAGGCCAACGGAGAGATGAGCCCCGTGGAGCTCCTgcacttccagcagcagcag gctctgcaggtggctcggcagttcctgctgcagcaggccACGGGGCTCAGCTCCCCCAGCAGCAACGAGGGCAAGCAGCCAGCGGTGCAG GTCCCCGTGTCCGTGGCCATGATGTCCCCACAGATGATCACGCCGCAGCAGATGCAGCAGATCCTGTCCCCGCCCCAGCTCCAggccctcctgcagcagcagcaggcgaTAATGCTGCAACAG CTGCAGGAATACTacaagaagcagcaggagcagcttcaCCTGCAGCTGTTGACCCAGCAGCAAGCCGGAAAGCAGCAACCCAAAGAG CCGTTGGGGAACAAGCAGCTggccttccagcagcagctcctgcagatgcagcagctccagcagcagcacctgttAAACCTGCAGCGCCAGGGCCTGGTGAGCCTCCCACCAGGGCAGGGCACGGTGCCCCTGCAGACCCTGCCCCAAG CTGTTTGTCCCTCAgacctccagcagctctggaaggaGGTCACGGCCGCCCAGCCCGTCGAGGACAGCATTAAGCAGGAAGGTCTTGACCTCACCACCAACACCTCCAACTCTACCTCGTTTTCGGCCGCCAAGGTCTCGCCTCCCATTTCCCATCACCCTCTGCCCAATGGACAGAGCACCATGCACACGCCCAGAAGGGACAG CTCTTCCCATGAAGAGACCCCCGGCTCCCACCCGCTCTATGGCCACGGAGAGTGCAAGTGGCCTGGCTGCGAAACCCTCTGTGAGGACTTGGGGCAGTTTGTCAA ACACCTCAACACAGAACATGCACTTGATGACCGAAGCACGGCCCAGTGTCGAGTCCAGATGCAAGTGGTACAGCAGCTGGAGATACAG CTGGCCAAGGAGAGCGAGCGTCTCCAAGCAATGATGGCCCATCTTCACATGAGACCTTCAGAGCCAAAGCCTTTCAGCCAGCCTGTAAGC AGCACTTCCGACACGTTTCCTGACGGTTTACCTCATCCCCCCACCTCGGCCACGGCGCCCATCACCCCCCTGCGGCAGGGCCCCTCCGTCATCAGCTCTTCCACTTTACACAACGTGGGGCCCATCCGCAGGAGGAACTCGGAGAAGTTCTGCACCCCAATCTCTTCAG AGCTTGCACAGAATCACGAGTTTTACAAAAACGCCGACGTCCGGCCGCCCTTCACGTACGCCTCGCTCATCCGGCAG GCCATCCTGGAGACCCCCGACAGGCAGCTAACGTTGAATGAAATCTATAACTGGTTCACGCGGATGTTCGCCTACTTCCGGAGGAACACGGCCACCTGGAAg AACGCCGTCCGCCACAACCTGAGCCTGCACAAGTGCTTTGTGCGCGTGGAGAACGTCAAGGGCGCCGTGTGGACCGTGGACGAGCACGAGTACCAAAAGCGAAGGCCACCAAAGATGACAGG gaGTCCCACCTTAGTCAAAAATATGATTTCAGGACTCGGTTACGGAGCACTTAATGCAAGTTACCAG GCTGCGCTGGCAGAGAGCAGCTTCCCCCTGCTCAACAGCCCCACCATGATCAACACCAGCTCGGCCAGTGCCATGCTGCACGTGGGCCACGACGATGTCAGCAGCACCGTGGAGCAGGTCAACAGCAATGGCAGCAACAGCCCCcgcctgtccccacagcagtACAG CCACCCCGTGCACGTGAAGGAGGAGCCAGCCGAGGCGGAGGACGACAGCAGGCCCGTGTCACTGATGGCCACCACCAACCAGAATGTGACGATCCCCGACGACAGGGACCTGGAGGAGGAGCTGCCGGTGGAAGACTTGTCCTAA